A section of the Parabacteroides sp. FAFU027 genome encodes:
- the recA gene encoding recombinase RecA, protein MSKDLFETTRPAPAAEKLKALQAAMDKIEKSFGKGSIMKMSDDTIEEVAVIPTGSIGLDAALGVGGFPRGRVIEIYGPESSGKTTLAIHAIAEAQKAGGIAAIIDAEHAFDRFYAEKLGVDIENLWISQPDHGEQALEIAEQLIRSSAVDIVVIDSVAALTPKAEIEGEMGDSKMGLQARLMSQALRKLTSAINKTNTTCIFINQLRDKIGVMFGNPETTTGGNALKFYASVRLDIRRLGQIKDGEEVLGNQTRVKVVKNKVAPPFKKAEFDIMYGEGISRLGEIVDLGVDKGVVKKSGSWFSYGDTKLGQGREAAKNTLRDNPELAEEITALIMEALKA, encoded by the coding sequence ATGTCAAAAGACTTATTTGAAACGACAAGGCCGGCTCCGGCAGCAGAGAAGCTGAAAGCCCTGCAGGCAGCGATGGACAAAATCGAGAAAAGCTTCGGTAAAGGCTCCATCATGAAGATGAGCGACGATACCATCGAAGAGGTGGCTGTAATCCCTACCGGCTCTATCGGACTGGATGCTGCACTCGGTGTAGGCGGTTTCCCACGCGGTCGTGTCATCGAAATCTACGGTCCGGAATCGTCGGGTAAAACGACCTTAGCGATTCACGCAATTGCAGAGGCTCAGAAAGCAGGTGGTATTGCTGCCATCATTGACGCGGAGCACGCATTCGACCGTTTCTATGCAGAAAAGTTGGGTGTGGATATTGAAAACCTCTGGATTTCTCAGCCAGACCACGGTGAGCAGGCGCTTGAGATTGCCGAGCAATTGATTCGTTCTTCTGCGGTAGATATCGTGGTAATTGACTCGGTTGCTGCTTTGACTCCGAAAGCGGAAATCGAAGGAGAAATGGGTGATTCTAAAATGGGTCTTCAGGCACGTTTGATGTCTCAGGCGTTGCGCAAACTGACCTCTGCCATCAACAAAACAAACACGACCTGTATCTTCATCAACCAGTTGCGTGATAAAATCGGGGTAATGTTCGGTAACCCTGAAACGACTACCGGTGGTAACGCGTTGAAATTCTACGCTTCGGTTCGTCTCGATATCCGTCGTCTCGGCCAAATCAAGGACGGTGAAGAGGTATTGGGTAACCAAACCCGCGTGAAAGTGGTGAAAAATAAAGTGGCGCCTCCTTTCAAGAAAGCGGAATTCGACATCATGTACGGTGAAGGAATTTCCCGTCTGGGCGAAATCGTTGACCTCGGTGTGGATAAAGGTGTTGTGAAGAAAAGCGGTTCATGGTTTAGCTACGGTGATACCAAGCTCGGTCAGGGTCGTGAAGCTGCAAAAAATACCCTTCGTGATAATCCGGAATTGGCAGAAGAGATCACTGCATTGATCATGGAAGCGCTGAAAGCGTAA
- a CDS encoding CotH kinase family protein, with translation MKKIIITLAIGFVLFQISFAKPSFLKSKYLIACLANGSTGTVSPGNATYPLVFYPDQDSETANDSSYWAIKDLGNGKYAFQNKETLKYIKYNSALVDRTALVLVDELQSDESTSFTLELKVVNNLNYYVIRSVSNPLKIWNKRATSYGGLYPVGTYSVTGGDLEYFLFYDKDGDPVQDDAVTSVTMPTAKPNLGAFNTLLDTLSLNGKVPVVDTSNKRFYISVTESQLGTNVTMPVYYKVKNAGDLLYLNGTAVESGASYTFNSLTGASYASIQIRNGSTTKAFGAIFFSSLPLVQLYSDATLTATYTLGRIVVTEPDKPVPSETLLSNLKTRGAYASMLDKKAFSIKLKARDGLTSLDRSFFGLRSDNNWILDAMGIDLARMRNRVTTDLWNEYAVKPYYSAQEPTMVNGTRGHYVEVFVNDSYNGLYCMTEKIDRKQLKLKKVKVATSTTAAIQHGALYKADDWSFESVMGNPLYLPGTNGIVSSYNNTSETWCRYAVKYPDLGDAEPIEWKPLHDAVYFTSNSTPNSTFSANVANYFDIPVVRDYYLLLDLILAADNHGKNLFFSIYDQAVSNKLSITPWDLDATWGRRWDGSSNVTFPNQSWDAYVAAKEFGNSNLFIRLKQLNAAGFNDLLKARYKELRGGYFSYSSLMGRFQNYQTMLKNSGAMYREINRWYGNRVAPDDNFDLSYLSSWISARLAYLDKQYLGGPYLAVNETSVPEIHISPNPVRDLLTISNISSDIRVDIYSVQGNLVYSAVSDGEHLTVDMSKYPSGIYLIKVADKVEKVIKQ, from the coding sequence ATGAAAAAAATAATTATTACACTTGCTATTGGCTTCGTGTTATTTCAGATCTCATTTGCCAAACCTTCATTCCTGAAAAGTAAATATCTGATTGCCTGTCTTGCAAATGGCTCCACCGGAACTGTAAGTCCGGGTAATGCAACCTATCCGTTAGTTTTCTATCCCGATCAGGATAGTGAGACTGCTAATGACAGTAGTTATTGGGCCATCAAAGATTTGGGAAATGGGAAGTACGCTTTTCAGAACAAAGAGACTTTAAAATACATCAAATACAATTCGGCATTAGTAGATCGCACAGCACTTGTGCTTGTTGATGAATTGCAGAGTGATGAGTCCACCTCATTTACCCTGGAGCTTAAAGTGGTTAACAATCTGAACTATTATGTCATCCGGTCAGTAAGTAATCCTCTGAAAATATGGAACAAAAGAGCGACAAGTTATGGCGGATTATATCCGGTTGGAACTTATTCTGTAACTGGAGGAGACCTGGAGTACTTTTTATTTTACGATAAGGATGGGGATCCGGTTCAGGATGATGCGGTTACCTCTGTAACGATGCCTACAGCCAAACCGAATCTGGGGGCGTTTAACACTTTGCTCGATACCTTGTCACTTAACGGGAAAGTGCCGGTGGTGGATACGTCCAATAAGCGGTTTTATATTTCCGTAACGGAGAGTCAATTGGGGACCAATGTAACAATGCCTGTTTATTATAAAGTCAAGAATGCCGGAGATTTGCTTTATCTCAATGGCACAGCGGTCGAAAGCGGTGCCAGTTACACCTTTAACTCATTAACCGGTGCATCTTATGCTTCAATCCAGATTCGCAACGGTAGTACGACTAAAGCCTTTGGTGCTATATTTTTCAGTAGTTTGCCATTGGTGCAACTATATTCGGATGCAACTTTGACGGCAACATATACATTGGGACGGATTGTTGTTACCGAGCCGGATAAACCCGTACCGTCTGAAACATTACTCTCTAATCTTAAAACCCGGGGAGCCTATGCCTCGATGCTCGATAAAAAAGCTTTTTCTATTAAGTTGAAAGCGAGGGACGGATTAACCTCTCTTGACCGGTCATTCTTTGGTCTGCGTAGTGATAATAACTGGATACTCGATGCAATGGGGATTGATTTAGCCCGAATGAGAAATCGGGTGACGACCGATTTATGGAATGAATATGCCGTTAAGCCCTATTATTCAGCCCAGGAACCTACAATGGTTAACGGAACCCGGGGGCATTATGTAGAGGTCTTTGTCAATGACTCTTACAACGGGCTCTATTGCATGACCGAAAAGATTGACCGTAAGCAGCTTAAGCTGAAGAAGGTAAAAGTTGCTACTTCTACTACAGCTGCCATCCAGCATGGCGCTTTGTATAAGGCGGATGATTGGAGCTTTGAGTCAGTGATGGGAAATCCCTTATATCTACCCGGAACTAACGGAATCGTATCATCTTATAATAATACTTCCGAAACCTGGTGCAGATATGCTGTTAAGTATCCGGATCTGGGAGATGCGGAGCCGATAGAATGGAAACCTCTGCATGATGCCGTTTATTTTACCTCCAATTCGACCCCGAATAGCACATTTAGTGCCAATGTGGCCAATTATTTTGATATTCCGGTGGTGAGAGATTATTACCTTTTGCTGGATTTGATACTTGCCGCGGATAATCATGGGAAAAATCTATTCTTTTCTATATATGATCAGGCGGTGTCAAACAAGTTGAGTATCACTCCCTGGGATCTCGATGCGACCTGGGGACGTCGTTGGGACGGATCTTCAAACGTGACATTCCCTAATCAATCGTGGGATGCTTATGTAGCAGCAAAAGAGTTTGGTAACAGCAATCTCTTTATCCGCTTGAAACAACTGAATGCAGCGGGTTTCAATGATTTGCTGAAAGCAAGGTACAAAGAGTTGCGGGGTGGTTATTTTAGTTATTCAAGCCTGATGGGCCGATTCCAGAATTATCAGACGATGCTCAAAAACAGTGGGGCAATGTACCGTGAGATTAACCGCTGGTACGGCAATCGTGTTGCTCCGGATGATAATTTCGACCTGAGCTATTTGTCATCCTGGATTAGCGCGCGGCTTGCTTATCTTGACAAACAATATCTGGGAGGTCCCTATCTGGCTGTTAATGAAACATCAGTTCCTGAAATACATATTTCGCCAAATCCTGTAAGAGATTTGTTGACGATAAGTAATATTTCTTCTGATATCCGGGTGGATATCTATTCCGTCCAGGGTAATCTGGTATATAGCGCAGTGTCAGATGGTGAACACCTGACAGTTGATATGAGTAAATATCCTTCAGGCATCTATTTGATAAAAGTTGCGGATAAAGTTGAGAAGGTGATAAAACAGTAA
- a CDS encoding NAD(+) synthase: MKYGFIKVAAAIPAVKVADCRLNQEAIDRLLKDAFEQQVEIVCFPELSLTAYTCGDLFHQQLLVEEAEKELDKLLKENVAISTVGIIGLPVKLGNQLFNSAVVFQNGKILAVIPKTYLPNYNEFYEKRWFASALDTDAKEVILCGQKVPFGTDVLLKYQNTTFGIELCEDLWVAVPPSSRHAVNGAQLIFNLSASDENIGKHDYLKSLVTQQSARCIAGYVYASSGFGESTTDLVFAGNALIAENGSMIASSKRFSFDEQLVISEIDIEKLSNDRQKNSAFQLGKRQIDSPDYRIVECDSLHHFTFSLTRNISPFPFIPVGKELDERCGEIFNIQVSGLATRLVHTGCKTVVIGISGGLDSTLALLVCVKTFDKLNIPRENILGITMPGFGTTGRTYNNAVHLIKTLGVTLKEINIKPACEQHFQDIGHSADIHDVTYENTQARERTQILMNIANKHNGMVLGTGDLSELALGWATYNGDHMSMYGVNAGIPKTLVRYLVKYVADSQVQSYAQNTLYDILDTPVSPELLPTDEKGEIAQKTEDLVGPYELHDFFLYYTVRFGFRPSKIYYLAKYSFGGKYTDEIILKWLKTFFRRFFNQQFKRSCLPDGPKVGSINLSPRGDWRMPSDASSRMWLEEIDIL; the protein is encoded by the coding sequence ATGAAATACGGATTCATAAAAGTAGCAGCAGCAATTCCCGCTGTAAAAGTAGCCGATTGCCGTCTTAACCAGGAAGCAATTGACCGTTTATTGAAAGATGCTTTTGAACAACAGGTCGAAATCGTCTGCTTTCCCGAACTCAGCCTGACTGCATACACATGCGGAGACCTGTTTCATCAGCAGCTTCTTGTAGAAGAGGCTGAGAAAGAGCTGGACAAACTTCTGAAAGAAAATGTGGCAATCAGCACGGTCGGGATTATTGGCCTGCCTGTAAAGCTTGGAAACCAGCTTTTCAACTCTGCCGTTGTTTTTCAGAATGGGAAAATACTGGCGGTAATTCCGAAAACCTACCTGCCAAACTACAACGAGTTCTACGAAAAACGGTGGTTTGCATCTGCTCTTGATACGGATGCCAAAGAGGTCATCCTTTGCGGACAGAAGGTACCTTTTGGAACTGACGTTTTGCTGAAATACCAGAATACAACTTTCGGTATTGAGCTTTGTGAAGACCTTTGGGTAGCAGTCCCACCAAGTAGCCGACATGCTGTAAATGGCGCCCAACTGATATTTAACCTCTCTGCCAGTGATGAAAATATTGGCAAACACGATTATCTGAAATCTTTGGTAACCCAGCAATCGGCACGTTGTATTGCCGGATATGTCTATGCTTCAAGTGGTTTTGGCGAATCGACCACCGACCTGGTCTTTGCCGGAAACGCTCTTATTGCAGAGAATGGCTCCATGATTGCCTCTTCCAAACGCTTTTCTTTTGACGAGCAGCTTGTCATCAGCGAAATAGATATAGAAAAACTATCAAACGACCGGCAGAAAAACAGCGCTTTTCAGTTAGGTAAGCGTCAGATTGACTCACCCGATTATCGTATCGTAGAGTGTGATTCTCTCCACCATTTTACCTTTAGTTTGACCAGAAATATCTCCCCTTTCCCATTTATTCCGGTTGGCAAGGAACTGGACGAGCGCTGCGGAGAAATATTCAATATTCAGGTGAGTGGGTTAGCTACGCGATTGGTTCATACCGGATGTAAGACAGTGGTAATTGGTATCTCTGGTGGATTGGATTCAACTTTGGCCCTATTGGTTTGTGTTAAGACTTTTGACAAACTGAATATTCCCCGCGAAAATATACTTGGAATCACAATGCCCGGTTTTGGAACAACTGGTCGAACCTACAACAATGCCGTTCATTTAATTAAGACTTTAGGAGTTACGCTGAAAGAGATAAATATCAAACCGGCCTGTGAACAACACTTTCAGGATATCGGACACTCTGCTGATATCCACGATGTAACTTATGAAAATACACAGGCTCGCGAACGCACTCAAATTCTGATGAACATTGCCAATAAGCACAACGGCATGGTACTTGGTACCGGTGATTTATCTGAACTGGCTTTGGGTTGGGCGACATACAACGGCGACCACATGTCAATGTATGGGGTAAATGCCGGAATCCCCAAAACATTGGTTCGTTACCTGGTTAAATATGTCGCAGATTCGCAGGTACAATCTTATGCCCAGAATACGCTTTACGACATTCTGGATACCCCTGTTAGCCCGGAACTATTACCTACAGATGAAAAGGGCGAAATAGCTCAAAAAACGGAGGATTTGGTAGGACCTTATGAGCTGCATGATTTCTTCTTGTATTATACCGTTCGTTTCGGCTTCCGGCCATCAAAGATTTACTATCTGGCAAAATATTCATTTGGTGGAAAATATACTGATGAGATCATACTAAAATGGCTCAAAACCTTTTTCAGACGATTCTTCAATCAACAATTTAAACGCTCTTGTCTGCCAGATGGGCCTAAGGTCGGTTCTATCAACCTATCTCCTCGCGGTGACTGGCGTATGCCGAGCGATGCCTCTTCACGAATGTGGCTGGAGGAGATTGATATTCTGTAA
- the bcp gene encoding thioredoxin-dependent thiol peroxidase, with protein sequence MALQVGDKAPEILGVNQDGTEIKLSDFAGKKLALYFYPKDNTPGCTAQACSLRDNYTDLKAAGYEVLGVSTDSEKSHQGFISKQNLPFQLIADTEKTLSEQFGTWGEKMNYGKTYMGMLRTTFIIDENGIIERIISPKEVNTKEHASQILNG encoded by the coding sequence ATGGCACTACAAGTAGGAGATAAAGCCCCCGAAATTCTAGGCGTGAATCAGGACGGAACTGAAATAAAACTGAGTGACTTTGCCGGAAAAAAGCTGGCGCTCTATTTTTACCCGAAAGACAATACGCCGGGGTGTACCGCTCAGGCATGCAGTCTGCGTGACAATTATACTGACCTGAAAGCGGCAGGATACGAAGTGTTGGGCGTAAGTACCGACAGTGAAAAATCGCATCAGGGCTTTATCTCAAAACAAAACCTTCCTTTCCAGTTGATTGCCGATACAGAGAAAACGCTCAGTGAGCAGTTCGGAACCTGGGGTGAAAAGATGAACTATGGAAAGACCTACATGGGCATGCTTCGTACCACGTTTATCATTGACGAAAACGGAATTATCGAGCGAATCATTTCACCAAAAGAGGTAAATACGAAAGAACATGCCTCGCAGATATTAAATGGTTGA
- a CDS encoding acetate--CoA ligase family protein: MINEQLIRPNSIVVVGGSNNIRKPGGNLLHNLIKGKFAGKLYVVNPREEIVQGVKSYHSVDDIPATELAVLAIPAAFCVDTVKVLAAEKGVKAFIIISAGFGEQTHEGAIAEERIIDIANEYGASVIGPNCIGLVNSYHHSVFTSPVPELHLDGVDLISSSGGTALFVMEAAMLKGLRFNSLWSVGNARQIGVEDVLAYMDRHFNPETDSKIKLIYVEFIKDPDRLLYHASSLIEKGCKIAAIKSGTTESGSRAASSHTGAIASSDSAVEALFRKAGIVRCYSREELATVAGAFYLKEMQGKNFAIVTHAGGPAVILSDALSKGGLMVPPLNEDVAAELRAKLLPGAATSNPIDILGTGTANDLEIAIDYCENRFDEANAIAVIFGSTGLGKISDALEVIHRKMESCRKPIFPILPSIINASEEVNAFIQKGHVNFSDEVELATAVSRIINTPKPACNIVDSAGVDVHRIRQIIDNTDETGYLKPETVQALFAAAGIEMVREVVTADKKEILENAPQIGFPLVAKVVGPVHKSDIGGVVLNIKSEQHLSLEFDRLMKLPDAQAVMIQPMLKGQELFVGGKYEERFGHVVLCGLGGIFVEVLQDVASGLAPLSMNEAMSMIRSLRAYKIIKGTRGQQGIDRQKFAEVIVRLSILLRYANEIKEMDINPLLATDKGIVAVDARVRLEK; the protein is encoded by the coding sequence ATGATAAACGAACAACTGATCCGACCCAATAGCATTGTCGTTGTTGGAGGTTCCAATAATATCCGAAAACCCGGGGGAAATCTTCTGCATAATTTGATTAAAGGCAAATTTGCCGGGAAGTTATATGTTGTAAATCCCCGGGAGGAGATCGTCCAGGGTGTTAAATCATATCACTCAGTCGATGATATTCCGGCTACAGAACTGGCTGTGCTGGCTATTCCGGCGGCTTTTTGTGTGGATACCGTAAAAGTCCTGGCAGCAGAAAAAGGAGTGAAGGCCTTTATCATCATCTCTGCCGGATTTGGCGAACAGACCCACGAAGGCGCCATTGCCGAAGAACGCATCATTGATATTGCCAATGAGTACGGTGCATCGGTGATTGGGCCCAATTGCATTGGTTTGGTAAATAGTTACCACCACAGCGTTTTTACCTCTCCGGTTCCCGAATTGCATCTCGATGGCGTTGATCTGATTTCCAGTTCAGGGGGGACGGCTTTGTTTGTTATGGAAGCCGCTATGCTGAAAGGCCTGCGTTTTAATTCCCTTTGGTCGGTAGGAAATGCCCGACAAATTGGCGTGGAAGACGTATTGGCCTATATGGACCGGCATTTTAATCCGGAAACAGACTCCAAAATCAAACTCATCTACGTCGAATTTATCAAAGACCCCGACCGTCTTCTTTACCACGCTTCCTCCCTAATAGAAAAAGGCTGCAAGATAGCCGCTATAAAATCCGGTACGACCGAATCAGGTAGCCGTGCTGCCTCCTCGCACACCGGGGCCATTGCCAGTAGTGATTCGGCAGTAGAGGCATTATTCCGCAAAGCGGGAATTGTCCGTTGTTACAGCCGTGAGGAGCTGGCAACTGTGGCCGGAGCGTTTTACTTAAAGGAAATGCAGGGAAAAAACTTTGCGATTGTTACCCATGCCGGAGGACCTGCCGTTATTCTTTCCGATGCTTTATCCAAAGGGGGGCTGATGGTTCCTCCGTTAAATGAAGATGTTGCAGCCGAATTGCGGGCCAAACTTCTACCCGGAGCAGCAACCTCCAACCCGATAGATATCCTGGGAACCGGCACAGCCAACGATCTGGAAATTGCCATTGATTATTGCGAAAACCGGTTTGATGAAGCCAATGCCATCGCTGTCATCTTCGGTAGTACGGGGCTTGGGAAAATCTCCGACGCCCTGGAGGTCATTCACCGGAAAATGGAGAGCTGCCGGAAACCTATTTTCCCAATCCTACCTTCCATTATCAATGCCTCGGAGGAGGTAAATGCCTTTATCCAAAAAGGACATGTCAACTTTTCGGATGAAGTGGAGCTGGCTACTGCTGTCTCGCGCATTATCAATACCCCCAAACCGGCCTGCAATATCGTGGACAGTGCGGGTGTTGATGTGCACAGAATCCGCCAGATTATAGATAATACGGATGAAACCGGCTACCTGAAACCTGAAACAGTGCAGGCGCTCTTCGCTGCAGCAGGGATAGAAATGGTGAGGGAAGTGGTTACTGCCGATAAAAAGGAGATTTTGGAAAATGCTCCTCAAATTGGATTCCCGTTGGTTGCGAAAGTAGTCGGTCCGGTACACAAATCGGATATCGGCGGTGTAGTGCTGAATATCAAATCGGAGCAACACCTGAGTCTCGAGTTTGACCGGTTGATGAAGCTGCCCGATGCACAGGCAGTGATGATACAGCCGATGCTCAAAGGGCAGGAGTTATTCGTAGGAGGAAAATACGAAGAACGTTTCGGGCACGTCGTCTTGTGCGGACTGGGAGGCATTTTTGTGGAAGTGCTCCAGGATGTGGCTTCCGGACTCGCCCCGTTGAGCATGAATGAAGCTATGTCGATGATCCGTTCTCTTCGTGCCTACAAGATTATCAAAGGCACCCGGGGCCAGCAAGGTATCGACCGCCAGAAGTTTGCCGAAGTGATTGTCCGGCTCTCAATTCTCCTGCGTTATGCCAATGAAATCAAGGAGATGGATATTAATCCGCTGCTGGCTACCGATAAAGGGATTGTGGCGGTAGATGCTCGGGTGAGGTTGGAGAAGTAA
- a CDS encoding DUF6588 family protein: MKTRLFLLLLFPSLLFFSLRVNAQDDITNIFKAGGDVSKLLDGYMAPAGTAFATGLGSNWYNTAATHKTLGFDLTASVGIIQTPSSAQTFSFSNLEYLTPTSGTMPTFVGKEKNGQTFRSTQTINGRPVVTLNTPGGVSNILPAVNLQFTIGLPKGNDVSFRYTPELNYNGFSGKLWGAGLKHDVKQWIPGVKLLPFDASVMVGYTKLDLNYKFPESAVITPEKLVDDPAYLADGVRDDLGYSRQGFGISASALMANLIISKKLMFFTPYIGMGITKTDYKISLNGVYPIYKGLNSSNKVEWENRDNPFNLTKQETMPGLTAGFRLKMLAVLAINAQYTLQKYSVASVGIGINFR; encoded by the coding sequence ATGAAAACCAGATTGTTCCTCTTGTTACTTTTCCCCTCATTATTGTTCTTTTCTCTGCGTGTTAATGCCCAGGATGATATTACGAATATATTTAAAGCCGGAGGTGATGTTTCGAAGCTGTTGGATGGTTATATGGCGCCGGCCGGAACTGCTTTTGCCACCGGCTTAGGTTCTAACTGGTATAATACTGCAGCTACTCATAAAACATTGGGATTTGACCTTACTGCGAGTGTGGGTATTATACAGACGCCTTCATCTGCACAGACTTTTTCTTTTTCAAATCTTGAATATCTGACTCCAACTAGTGGAACGATGCCAACGTTTGTAGGTAAAGAGAAAAATGGCCAAACATTTAGATCAACTCAAACCATTAATGGTAGGCCTGTTGTAACATTAAACACACCGGGCGGAGTATCTAATATTCTACCGGCAGTAAACCTTCAATTTACTATTGGGTTGCCCAAGGGCAACGATGTTTCTTTCCGATATACTCCTGAGTTGAATTATAATGGATTTAGCGGAAAGCTTTGGGGGGCAGGACTGAAGCATGATGTAAAACAATGGATTCCCGGAGTAAAACTTCTGCCATTTGATGCGTCAGTGATGGTCGGATATACCAAGTTAGACCTGAATTACAAATTTCCGGAATCTGCCGTCATAACTCCAGAGAAACTGGTTGATGACCCTGCATATCTGGCTGATGGGGTAAGAGATGATTTGGGGTATAGCAGGCAGGGTTTTGGAATTTCCGCAAGTGCCTTAATGGCCAATCTTATAATTTCAAAGAAGTTAATGTTTTTCACCCCTTACATAGGTATGGGTATTACCAAGACGGACTATAAGATTTCCCTGAATGGAGTTTATCCAATTTACAAAGGACTTAATTCTTCAAACAAAGTAGAATGGGAGAACCGGGATAATCCATTTAATCTGACTAAACAGGAAACGATGCCCGGATTGACAGCCGGTTTCCGGTTGAAAATGTTGGCTGTGTTAGCTATTAATGCGCAATATACCTTGCAAAAGTATTCTGTCGCTAGTGTTGGTATTGGAATAAACTTCAGATAA
- a CDS encoding glycosyltransferase family 4 protein, whose product MIIGYDAKRAAFNRTGLGNYSRYVIDIMSDLLPEEQHLLYVPSAKKAPFLESLLQKKQVIRRDPDSTFGKKLSAAWRTKGIIKQMQRDGVELFHGLSNELPIGIQHSGVKSVVTIHDLIFLRYPRFYKPIDRFIYNLKFRYACKVADKVIAVSERTKQDIIELYGTPADKIEVVYQGCDPVFTQPVEQEVLNSVRQKYNLPAEFILYVGSIEERKNLLLAVKALKQTKQDIPLIAVGKRTAYTALVEKYIAENGLQNRVKLIHNVPFADLPAFYQLGKIFVYPSLYEGFGIPIIEAIHGGLPVVAATGSCLEEAGGPDSIYVNPHNEHELAEAFDRILSDDALREQMISKGKEYVKRFDPQQHAREILSVYKSCF is encoded by the coding sequence ATGATCATTGGATACGACGCCAAAAGAGCTGCCTTCAATCGTACCGGACTGGGTAACTACAGCCGGTATGTGATTGATATTATGTCTGATCTTCTCCCCGAAGAGCAGCATTTGCTTTACGTACCTTCGGCAAAGAAAGCTCCGTTTCTTGAATCTCTGTTACAAAAAAAGCAGGTGATTCGTCGCGATCCGGATTCTACCTTCGGGAAAAAACTCTCAGCAGCATGGCGTACAAAGGGAATCATTAAACAGATGCAACGTGACGGCGTGGAGCTTTTTCATGGATTGAGCAACGAACTTCCCATCGGTATCCAACATTCGGGCGTAAAATCGGTAGTGACCATTCACGACCTGATTTTCCTGCGCTATCCCCGTTTCTATAAACCGATTGACCGGTTTATCTATAACCTGAAATTTCGCTACGCCTGTAAAGTGGCGGATAAAGTGATTGCCGTCAGCGAACGGACGAAACAGGACATCATTGAACTTTACGGAACTCCCGCTGATAAGATTGAAGTGGTGTATCAGGGATGTGATCCGGTATTTACCCAACCTGTCGAACAGGAGGTTTTGAATTCCGTTCGTCAAAAATATAACCTTCCGGCAGAATTTATTCTTTATGTCGGCAGTATCGAAGAACGGAAGAATCTGCTTCTGGCCGTAAAAGCATTGAAGCAGACTAAACAGGACATTCCGTTGATTGCTGTCGGGAAAAGAACAGCTTATACCGCTTTAGTGGAAAAATATATCGCTGAAAATGGACTTCAGAACCGGGTGAAGCTGATTCACAACGTTCCTTTTGCCGATTTGCCGGCCTTTTATCAGTTAGGGAAAATATTTGTTTATCCTTCGCTTTACGAGGGTTTTGGCATTCCCATTATCGAAGCCATTCATGGGGGCTTACCGGTGGTCGCGGCTACAGGTTCTTGTCTGGAAGAGGCAGGCGGCCCTGATTCCATTTATGTAAATCCGCATAATGAACATGAACTGGCGGAGGCTTTTGACCGCATCTTATCCGATGACGCTTTACGTGAACAGATGATTTCTAAGGGAAAAGAGTACGTAAAACGCTTTGATCCCCAACAACACGCCCGTGAAATTCTGTCGGTTTACAAGAGTTGCTTCTGA